A single window of Qipengyuania sediminis DNA harbors:
- a CDS encoding helix-turn-helix domain-containing protein: MINRIRAIRKEKGMTLADLAEACEPATTPQTIGRLETGMRTLSTKWMVRIAKALGVEPELLVRGEDAPAVQVVAALGERGPEALARPRDALPPTALGGAGNLMVLAIDYPHGEYRPGDQLWLREIDPAEAGRAVNRDVLVPRKGGRFAFGRLIDRSGEKIGVLPPGHGEKQQVVEAPAWIGVAEMLVRRL, from the coding sequence ATGATCAATCGCATCCGCGCGATCCGCAAGGAGAAGGGCATGACGCTGGCCGATCTGGCCGAGGCGTGTGAGCCCGCCACGACGCCGCAGACCATCGGCCGGCTCGAGACCGGGATGCGGACGCTCAGCACCAAATGGATGGTGCGTATCGCCAAGGCTTTGGGCGTGGAGCCCGAGCTGCTGGTGCGCGGCGAGGATGCGCCGGCGGTGCAGGTGGTCGCCGCGCTGGGCGAACGCGGGCCCGAGGCGCTCGCCCGCCCGCGTGACGCGCTGCCCCCCACAGCGCTGGGCGGCGCGGGCAATCTGATGGTGCTCGCGATCGACTACCCGCATGGCGAATACCGCCCCGGCGATCAGCTGTGGCTGCGCGAGATCGACCCGGCGGAGGCGGGCCGCGCGGTCAACCGCGACGTGCTGGTGCCCCGCAAAGGCGGCCGCTTCGCCTTCGGCCGCCTGATCGACCGCAGCGGCGAAAAGATCGGCGTGCTGCCGCCGGGCCATGGCGAGAAGCAGCAGGTGGTGGAAGCGCCGGCCTGGATCGGGGTCGCGGAAATGCTGGTGCGGCGGCTTTAG
- a CDS encoding DUF6456 domain-containing protein: MPKRLLAERKLTSEGPCRNARPRAGGRSVTVNLAESPLAWLHARGHLETRLFQAGELLRGDYERAGLAPSVTMRWDPVRIKGGPDQGLSPTERRLAAKGRFEEALAAAGSGLADVLWRVVCACESLPAAERALAWPARSGKLVLRLALERVAAFYRVPGG, from the coding sequence ATGCCCAAGCGCCTGCTCGCCGAGCGCAAGCTGACTTCGGAAGGGCCGTGCCGGAATGCGCGCCCGCGCGCGGGCGGTCGCAGCGTGACGGTCAATCTGGCGGAATCGCCGCTCGCCTGGCTGCACGCGCGCGGCCATCTCGAAACCCGCCTGTTCCAGGCGGGCGAACTGCTGCGCGGTGATTACGAGCGCGCCGGGCTCGCCCCTTCCGTGACCATGCGGTGGGACCCTGTCCGGATAAAGGGCGGGCCCGATCAGGGGCTGTCGCCGACCGAGCGGCGGCTTGCCGCCAAGGGGCGCTTCGAAGAGGCTCTGGCGGCGGCGGGAAGCGGGCTTGCCGATGTGTTGTGGCGCGTCGTCTGCGCGTGCGAGAGCCTGCCCGCCGCCGAACGCGCGCTCGCCTGGCCCGCGCGCTCAGGCAAGCTGGTGCTGCGCCTGGCGCTGGAGCGGGTCGCCGCCTTCTACCGCGTGCCGGGGGGCTGA
- a CDS encoding uracil-DNA glycosylase family protein: MPDGLRAEIAACRACEAHLEPRPVATFSPTARLLIIGQAPGTAVHASGVPWDDPSGDRLRQWTGLDAETMYDPAKVALVPMGFCYPGKASGGDKPPRRECAPLWHDRILAFLPPGRLTLLVGSHAQARYLPHTRAWGMTERVRRFAEFLPAFLPLPHPSWRVVGWMRRNPWFEAEIVPRLQAEIAQRLHHSYT, encoded by the coding sequence GTGCCTGACGGGCTCCGCGCCGAGATCGCCGCCTGCCGCGCTTGCGAAGCGCATCTCGAACCCCGGCCGGTCGCCACGTTCAGCCCCACGGCGCGGCTGCTCATCATCGGCCAGGCGCCCGGCACCGCGGTCCATGCGAGCGGCGTGCCGTGGGACGATCCCTCGGGCGACCGGCTGCGGCAATGGACCGGGCTCGACGCCGAAACCATGTACGATCCCGCAAAGGTCGCGCTGGTGCCGATGGGTTTCTGCTACCCCGGCAAGGCGAGCGGAGGCGACAAGCCGCCGCGCCGCGAATGCGCGCCCCTGTGGCATGATCGCATCCTAGCCTTCCTGCCGCCGGGCCGGCTGACGCTGCTGGTCGGCAGCCATGCACAGGCCCGTTACCTGCCGCATACCCGCGCCTGGGGCATGACCGAGCGGGTACGCCGCTTCGCCGAATTCCTGCCCGCCTTCTTGCCGCTCCCCCACCCCAGCTGGCGGGTGGTCGGATGGATGCGCCGCAACCCCTGGTTCGAGGCGGAAATCGTGCCCCGGCTGCAGGCGGAGATCGCCCAAAGGTTACACCACAGTTACACCTAG
- a CDS encoding ABC-F family ATP-binding cassette domain-containing protein gives MAQPPILSWENLGLRQGGRWLFGAPDGANGGPGIDLHIGPRDRLALIGRNGAGKTTLFRLIDDRIEADRGTRKVRPGTRIVLLEQDPDFGRHATLMDWALSGEHPPASHEVEAIAGQLGIDMARACEGASGGERRRAAIARALAQDPDLLLMDEPTNHLDLAAIEWLEDWLTRYKGAFLVISHDRTFLTRLTKATLWLDRGHLRRKEVGFGGYEAWEEAVYAEEARAAEKLDAKLKLEAHWLERGVTARRKRNQGRLEKLGAMRAARAAMISSAGTAKLQLATEAEFKSKSVIVAEGISKSYGTRTIIRPLTLRIQRGDRIGIVGANGAGKTTLLKMLTGELAPDAGTVTIARSLAGVTIDQQRSLMSADKTVREVLAEGGDWIDVRGGRKHVQGYLKEFLFDPGIVDMKVGVLSGGEKSRLLLAREFAKASNLLVLDEPTNDLDLETLDLLQEVIADYEGTVLIVSHDRDFLDRTVTVTLGLDGSGRVDVVAGGYEDWAAKRRSPLPLAGGAGGGPAAKAKDKPTPQPPPASERGSNKLSFKDQRDYDLLPARIAELDAAIAKGEGLLGDPDLFARDPKRFDTIMKGTAAARAEKEAAEERWLLLAELVESA, from the coding sequence ATGGCGCAGCCTCCGATCCTTTCCTGGGAGAACCTTGGCCTGCGCCAGGGCGGGCGCTGGCTGTTCGGCGCGCCGGATGGCGCGAACGGAGGGCCGGGCATCGACCTTCACATCGGCCCGCGCGACCGGCTGGCGCTGATCGGGAGGAATGGCGCGGGCAAGACCACGCTGTTCCGGCTGATCGACGACCGCATCGAGGCCGACCGGGGCACGCGCAAGGTCAGGCCCGGGACGCGCATCGTGCTGCTTGAGCAGGACCCGGACTTCGGCCGGCACGCAACGCTGATGGACTGGGCGCTGTCGGGAGAGCACCCCCCCGCGAGCCACGAGGTCGAGGCCATCGCCGGCCAGCTCGGCATCGACATGGCGCGCGCCTGCGAGGGGGCCAGCGGAGGCGAGCGCCGCCGCGCCGCGATTGCCCGCGCGCTGGCGCAGGACCCCGATCTGCTCCTGATGGACGAGCCGACCAACCACCTCGATCTCGCGGCCATCGAATGGCTGGAGGACTGGCTCACCCGTTACAAGGGCGCGTTCCTCGTCATCAGCCACGATCGCACCTTCCTCACGCGGCTCACCAAGGCGACGCTGTGGCTCGACCGCGGACATCTCCGGCGCAAGGAGGTCGGTTTCGGCGGCTACGAGGCGTGGGAGGAAGCCGTCTATGCCGAAGAGGCGCGCGCTGCCGAGAAGCTCGACGCCAAGCTCAAGCTGGAGGCGCACTGGCTCGAGCGCGGGGTGACCGCGCGGCGCAAGCGCAACCAGGGCCGGCTCGAGAAGCTCGGGGCAATGCGCGCCGCCCGCGCGGCGATGATCAGCAGCGCCGGCACCGCCAAGCTGCAGCTCGCCACCGAAGCGGAGTTCAAGTCGAAGTCGGTGATCGTGGCGGAAGGGATCAGCAAGAGCTACGGCACCCGCACGATCATTCGCCCGCTCACCCTGCGCATCCAGCGCGGCGACCGGATCGGCATCGTCGGTGCGAACGGGGCGGGCAAGACCACGCTGCTCAAGATGCTCACCGGCGAACTGGCCCCCGATGCCGGCACCGTCACCATCGCCCGGAGCCTCGCCGGCGTCACGATCGACCAGCAGCGCAGCCTGATGAGTGCCGACAAGACGGTGCGCGAAGTGCTGGCCGAGGGCGGCGACTGGATCGATGTGCGCGGCGGCCGCAAGCATGTGCAGGGCTATCTGAAGGAGTTCCTGTTCGATCCCGGCATCGTCGATATGAAGGTTGGCGTGCTGTCGGGCGGGGAGAAGAGCCGGCTGCTGCTCGCCCGCGAGTTCGCCAAGGCCTCGAACCTGCTGGTGCTCGACGAGCCGACCAATGATCTCGATCTCGAAACGCTCGACCTCTTGCAGGAGGTGATCGCCGACTACGAAGGCACGGTGCTTATCGTCAGCCACGACCGCGATTTCCTCGACCGCACGGTCACGGTGACGCTTGGACTCGACGGCAGCGGGCGGGTCGATGTGGTGGCGGGTGGCTACGAGGATTGGGCGGCCAAGCGCAGATCTCCCCTCCCGCTCGCGGGAGGGGCCGGGGGTGGGCCCGCGGCGAAGGCTAAGGACAAGCCCACCCCCCAGCCCCCTCCCGCGAGCGAGAGGGGGAGCAACAAGCTCTCCTTCAAGGATCAGCGCGATTACGACCTCTTGCCGGCGCGCATCGCGGAGCTGGACGCCGCCATTGCCAAGGGTGAGGGACTGCTCGGCGACCCCGATCTCTTCGCCCGCGATCCCAAGCGGTTCGATACAATCATGAAAGGCACCGCTGCCGCCCGGGCCGAGAAGGAGGCGGCGGAGGAGCGTTGGCTGTTGCTCGCCGAGCTGGTTGAAAGTGCCTGA
- a CDS encoding VOC family protein produces MPVLGIGGFFFRAKDPAALKAWYKDHLGVGGGCGTDATGASNEWLWFTAGGPMVFEPFKQDSDYFPADRSAMINLRVSNLDTLLASLRGAGAEISREEAMEGVGRFARIHDPEGNPIELWEEAPASGT; encoded by the coding sequence ATGCCGGTATTGGGGATAGGCGGCTTTTTCTTCCGCGCGAAGGATCCTGCGGCACTGAAGGCCTGGTACAAGGACCATCTCGGCGTGGGCGGCGGCTGCGGCACGGACGCGACGGGGGCGAGCAACGAATGGTTGTGGTTCACCGCGGGCGGGCCGATGGTCTTCGAGCCTTTCAAGCAGGACAGCGACTACTTCCCCGCCGATCGCAGTGCGATGATCAACCTGCGCGTCAGCAATCTCGACACGCTGCTGGCGTCGCTGCGGGGCGCTGGGGCTGAGATCTCGCGCGAGGAGGCGATGGAGGGCGTGGGCCGCTTTGCGCGCATCCACGATCCCGAAGGCAATCCGATCGAGCTGTGGGAGGAAGCCCCAGCGAGCGGAACCTGA
- a CDS encoding SIMPL domain-containing protein — MIRLPLFAPFALAAIAAPAAAAQVQLAAQGPVVELAVTETVKARPDIATVSAGVTSRAPTAVAAMERNATAMEAVVARIRNLGIARDDVQTTGIELAAQYDYDQATRRQVFRGYQASNRVSVTLRKVPDTGRVLDALVAAGATDISGPAISIDDDTAPRAQARKAAIDKARAQAEEYARWAGFSGVRLLKVSEAVNPGRPMPYQMRTMDVAEAQAATPVEPGLVGTMVTVSVTYEMTR, encoded by the coding sequence ATGATCCGATTGCCCCTATTTGCCCCCTTCGCCCTGGCTGCCATCGCCGCGCCTGCCGCCGCCGCTCAGGTGCAGCTTGCCGCGCAGGGTCCGGTGGTGGAGCTCGCGGTCACCGAGACGGTCAAGGCGCGCCCCGATATCGCGACGGTTTCTGCCGGGGTAACCAGCCGCGCGCCCACCGCCGTCGCGGCGATGGAGCGCAATGCGACTGCCATGGAGGCGGTGGTGGCGCGCATTCGCAACCTGGGCATCGCCCGCGACGATGTGCAGACCACGGGTATCGAGCTTGCCGCCCAGTACGATTACGACCAGGCGACGCGGCGCCAGGTTTTCCGCGGCTATCAGGCGTCGAACCGGGTCAGCGTGACCTTACGCAAGGTGCCCGATACCGGCCGCGTGCTCGATGCGCTGGTTGCGGCGGGCGCGACCGACATCTCGGGGCCCGCCATCTCGATCGACGACGATACCGCGCCTCGGGCCCAGGCCCGCAAGGCCGCGATAGACAAGGCGCGGGCCCAGGCAGAGGAATATGCGCGCTGGGCGGGGTTCAGCGGCGTGCGCCTGCTGAAGGTGAGCGAAGCGGTCAACCCCGGCCGCCCGATGCCCTATCAGATGCGGACTATGGATGTTGCTGAAGCGCAGGCTGCGACTCCGGTGGAGCCGGGGTTGGTCGGCACCATGGTGACGGTTAGCGTGACGTATGAGATGACCCGCTGA
- a CDS encoding response regulator transcription factor, giving the protein MRILIVEDEPTLGKQLKSTLEQTGYAVDLSTDGEDGHYMGSSENYDAVVLDLGLPEIDGLTVLGMWRKEGRTFPVLVLTARDSWSDKVAGLDAGADDYLAKPFQTEELIARLRALIRRASGNTSSELIAGDVRLDTRSGRVTLAGEPVKLTAQEYKLLSYLMHHKGKVVSRTELIEHIYDQDFDRDSNTIEVFVTRIRKKLGADIITTIRGLGYSLDDPAAGPRG; this is encoded by the coding sequence ATGCGCATCCTTATCGTCGAGGACGAGCCGACCCTCGGCAAGCAGCTCAAATCCACGCTCGAGCAGACGGGCTATGCCGTCGATCTCTCCACCGATGGTGAGGACGGGCACTACATGGGTTCGAGCGAGAATTACGATGCGGTGGTGCTCGACCTCGGCCTGCCCGAGATCGACGGGCTGACCGTGCTCGGCATGTGGCGCAAGGAAGGGCGGACCTTTCCCGTGCTGGTGCTTACCGCGCGCGATAGCTGGTCCGACAAGGTGGCGGGGCTCGACGCTGGCGCGGACGATTACCTCGCCAAGCCCTTCCAGACCGAAGAGCTCATCGCCCGGCTGCGGGCGCTTATCCGCCGCGCTTCGGGCAATACCAGCAGCGAACTCATCGCGGGCGACGTGCGGTTGGACACCCGTTCGGGCCGCGTCACCCTTGCGGGGGAGCCGGTCAAGCTGACGGCGCAGGAATACAAGCTGCTCTCTTATCTGATGCACCACAAGGGTAAGGTGGTCAGCCGCACCGAGCTGATCGAGCATATCTACGACCAGGACTTCGACCGCGATTCCAACACCATAGAAGTTTTCGTGACGCGCATCCGCAAGAAACTGGGCGCCGACATCATCACCACGATCCGCGGCCTTGGCTACAGTCTCGACGATCCCGCAGCCGGCCCCCGCGGCTGA
- a CDS encoding ATP-binding protein, with protein MAIAAGWIIVLLLAGGFALDRTLTNLVEANFDDQLDYMLTAMIASAEIGPDGEVYFNRPLGDQRFLEPNSGLYWQISGEGHDDFPSRSLWDRSLRPSGNHADNDTHIYDSDQFPGEPLRMAERSVILPGSDTLWWFKVAASREELDFQIARIRSILVWSFAVLGLGLFAMAVLQSWIGLGPLRRVRAAIQNLRTTGASRIVEPLPSEVQPLVEEVNALLAHSEQQAEEARTHAGNLAHALKTPLTVVTNAATARAPDLSDTVIREARTMQRHVEHHLARARAVGRRAAGHARTGVCESAEAVRRAVEMLHPEARIDVAGNRQAHVGIERQDLDEILGNLIENAAKYGGGSVFVTIDAEEGSGPCVIWVEDDGAGIPPADRTHIFDRGARLDTGKPGTGLGLAIVRDVAQIYGGDVALGESEDLGGLLVRLSLPRAD; from the coding sequence ATGGCGATCGCGGCGGGGTGGATCATCGTCCTCTTGCTGGCGGGCGGCTTCGCGCTCGATCGGACCCTGACCAATCTCGTCGAGGCCAATTTCGACGACCAGCTTGACTATATGCTGACCGCCATGATCGCCTCGGCCGAGATCGGGCCGGATGGCGAGGTCTATTTCAACCGGCCATTGGGGGACCAGCGCTTCCTCGAGCCGAACTCCGGGCTCTACTGGCAGATCAGCGGCGAAGGGCACGACGATTTCCCCAGCCGCAGCCTGTGGGACCGCTCGCTTCGGCCAAGCGGTAACCACGCCGATAACGACACGCATATCTACGATTCGGACCAGTTCCCGGGCGAGCCACTGCGGATGGCGGAACGCAGCGTCATTCTGCCGGGCAGCGACACGCTGTGGTGGTTCAAGGTCGCGGCGAGCCGGGAGGAGCTCGATTTCCAGATTGCGCGCATCCGCTCGATTTTGGTGTGGAGCTTCGCGGTGCTGGGGCTGGGCCTCTTCGCGATGGCGGTGCTGCAAAGCTGGATCGGGCTCGGACCCTTGCGCCGGGTGCGTGCGGCGATCCAGAACCTGCGCACGACGGGCGCGAGCCGGATCGTCGAGCCGCTTCCTTCCGAGGTCCAGCCGCTGGTCGAGGAGGTGAACGCGCTGCTCGCCCATAGCGAGCAGCAGGCGGAGGAGGCGCGCACCCACGCGGGCAACCTCGCCCATGCGCTCAAGACGCCGCTGACGGTTGTGACCAATGCCGCGACAGCGCGCGCGCCGGATCTCAGCGACACCGTGATCCGCGAAGCGCGCACCATGCAGCGCCATGTCGAGCATCACCTCGCCCGCGCCCGGGCGGTGGGCCGGCGCGCGGCGGGGCACGCCCGCACCGGCGTGTGCGAGAGCGCGGAAGCGGTGCGCCGCGCCGTGGAGATGCTTCACCCCGAAGCGCGTATCGATGTCGCGGGCAACCGCCAGGCCCATGTCGGGATCGAGCGCCAGGACCTTGACGAAATCCTCGGCAATCTGATCGAAAACGCGGCCAAATACGGGGGCGGCAGCGTCTTCGTGACAATCGACGCGGAGGAGGGCAGCGGGCCCTGCGTGATCTGGGTGGAAGACGATGGCGCGGGCATCCCGCCCGCGGACCGCACGCACATATTCGATCGCGGGGCGCGGCTCGATACGGGCAAGCCCGGCACGGGGCTGGGCCTGGCGATCGTTCGGGATGTTGCGCAGATTTACGGCGGCGACGTAGCGCTTGGGGAAAGCGAGGACCTGGGCGGTCTGCTGGTCCGCCTCAGCCTGCCGCGAGCAGATTAG
- a CDS encoding chorismate mutase produces MGQEADPVLAAYRRSIDNIDAALVHILAERFRITRAVGEHKAAQALPPADPAREERQIARLRALAASAELDPEFGEKFLRFIIDEVIRHHETARR; encoded by the coding sequence ATGGGACAAGAAGCCGATCCGGTGCTTGCTGCTTACCGCCGTAGCATCGACAATATCGACGCCGCGCTGGTCCACATACTGGCCGAGCGCTTTCGAATCACCCGCGCGGTGGGCGAGCACAAGGCGGCGCAGGCGCTGCCGCCGGCAGACCCGGCGCGGGAGGAGCGGCAGATCGCCCGCCTGCGCGCGCTGGCGGCAAGTGCCGAGCTCGATCCCGAATTTGGGGAGAAATTCCTTCGCTTCATCATCGACGAGGTGATCCGCCACCACGAAACGGCGCGGCGCTGA
- a CDS encoding polyprenyl synthetase family protein — MTADIVPLPRAGSSSKREPAGPAPSLGPMLEITAHGMNAVNAVILDRMQSEIPLIPALAGHLISGGGKRLRPMLTLAGAALVGYNGTRQHRLAAAVEFIHTATLLHDDVVDGSDLRRGKAAANIIFGNPATVLVGDFLFSRAFELMVEDGSLKVLKILSGASAVIAEGEVDQLTAQRKIETSEGRYLQIIRAKTAALFAAATRIAAVVAECGEEQENALDEYGRNLGVAFQLVDDAIDYASDAEAMGKTRGDDFREGKMTLPVILAYARGTEEERAFWKSAIGGFRTGEEDFAEAVRLIGKYDAVEATRERARHFASRAIDAISIFPDSRARAAMTEAAHFAVARGY, encoded by the coding sequence ATGACCGCCGATATCGTGCCGCTCCCCCGCGCTGGTTCGAGTTCGAAGCGAGAGCCGGCGGGGCCCGCGCCCTCGCTCGGGCCGATGCTGGAGATCACCGCGCATGGCATGAACGCGGTCAATGCCGTCATTCTCGACAGGATGCAGAGCGAAATTCCGCTTATCCCGGCGCTCGCAGGGCATCTCATCTCGGGCGGGGGCAAGCGGCTGCGGCCGATGCTGACGCTCGCCGGGGCCGCGCTCGTCGGCTACAACGGCACGCGGCAGCACCGTCTCGCCGCCGCAGTCGAGTTCATCCATACCGCAACTCTGCTCCACGACGACGTCGTCGATGGCAGCGACCTCAGGCGCGGCAAGGCGGCGGCGAACATCATCTTCGGCAACCCCGCGACCGTGCTCGTGGGCGATTTCCTCTTCAGCCGGGCCTTCGAGCTGATGGTCGAGGACGGCAGCCTCAAGGTGCTCAAGATCCTCTCGGGCGCCAGCGCCGTGATCGCGGAGGGGGAGGTCGACCAGCTCACGGCGCAACGCAAGATCGAAACCAGCGAGGGGCGCTACCTCCAGATCATCCGCGCCAAGACCGCCGCGCTCTTTGCCGCCGCGACGCGCATCGCCGCGGTCGTTGCCGAATGCGGCGAGGAGCAGGAGAACGCGCTCGACGAATACGGCCGCAATCTCGGAGTCGCATTCCAGCTGGTCGACGATGCCATCGACTATGCCTCCGATGCCGAGGCCATGGGCAAAACCCGCGGCGATGACTTCCGCGAAGGCAAGATGACGCTGCCGGTGATCCTCGCCTATGCCCGCGGCACGGAGGAGGAGCGCGCATTCTGGAAGAGCGCGATCGGGGGCTTCCGCACGGGCGAGGAAGACTTTGCCGAAGCCGTGCGCCTGATCGGCAAATATGATGCGGTCGAAGCGACCCGCGAACGCGCCCGCCATTTCGCCAGCCGGGCGATCGACGCGATCTCGATCTTCCCCGACAGCCGCGCCCGCGCCGCCATGACCGAGGCGGCGCATTTCGCGGTGGCAAGGGGGTATTGA
- the hrpB gene encoding ATP-dependent helicase HrpB: MPANLPIDSALPALRAALRDGLNAVLIAPPGAGKTTAVPPALLGETWCEGQIVMTSPRRVAARAAAERMAELIGERAGETIGYLTRLDSKQSARTRILVVTEAILVNRLLDDPELSDVSALLFDEAHERHLDGDLALALALESQAVLRPDLKLLVMSATIDGARFAGLLGSATPVIESRGVTHPLEIVWLGSPGAERIEDAMTAAVLTGWAERAGDILAFLPGVREIEQVRERLTARLPDTAIRSLHGQIDPAGQRAAVRRDEEGRRRIVLATSIAETSLTLDGVSVVIDSGLTRRAQYDRAAGTTHLVTQRASQAAAAQRAGRAARQGPGTAYRLWEEAAHAGRPAFEPPEITTADLTPLVLRTAKWGSADPAALPWLDPPPEASIAAARAGLQALGALDGRFRITARGQALAALPLEPALAAMVLFGAEHGAGETAARLALLLQERGLGGRGEDLEERLARWSADRSPRAEASRKLAAGWARKAGGGAGGGGVPICVLLAAGRPGFVAKRRDGSGESWLAAGGRGFALDPASRLARAEYLVIGDAQGRAKGARITAAAALTEADITHWLGDRIEIRRTLRWTGTRVEARCERRLGAIVLASGPDPSPDLDAVALLLRERALGQLDSLIPAALLARARFAGLTALELESLRERAEEWLGPLLSGRSDLSLAPARIAEALLNLLDWDERQKLDRLAPREFTSPAGTAHAIDYIGDDAPSAEVRVQALFGLDRHPMVGDTPLLLKLTSPAGRPVQATRDLPGFWRGSWAEVRKEMKGRYPKHRWPDAPWSEVPSLKTKNAFQRAPG, encoded by the coding sequence TTGCCTGCTAATCTCCCGATAGATAGCGCTTTACCGGCGTTGCGGGCCGCCCTGCGCGATGGCCTTAACGCCGTCCTGATTGCGCCGCCGGGGGCGGGCAAGACCACTGCCGTCCCCCCGGCGCTGCTGGGCGAAACCTGGTGCGAAGGGCAGATCGTCATGACCTCCCCCCGCCGGGTCGCCGCGCGGGCGGCGGCGGAGCGCATGGCCGAGCTGATCGGCGAGCGTGCCGGCGAGACGATCGGCTATCTGACGCGGCTGGACAGCAAGCAATCGGCCCGCACGCGCATTCTGGTCGTTACGGAGGCCATTCTCGTCAATCGCCTGTTGGACGATCCCGAGCTTTCGGATGTGTCGGCTCTCCTCTTCGACGAAGCGCACGAGCGGCACCTGGATGGCGATCTTGCCCTTGCGCTGGCGCTTGAATCGCAGGCCGTGCTGCGCCCCGATCTCAAGCTGCTGGTCATGTCCGCCACTATCGACGGTGCGCGTTTTGCCGGGCTGCTGGGTTCGGCGACCCCCGTCATCGAAAGCCGGGGCGTTACCCACCCGCTGGAGATCGTGTGGCTTGGCAGTCCGGGCGCAGAGCGGATCGAGGATGCGATGACTGCCGCCGTCCTCACCGGCTGGGCCGAGCGGGCGGGCGATATCCTCGCCTTCCTTCCCGGAGTGCGAGAGATCGAGCAGGTGCGCGAAAGGCTGACCGCGCGCCTGCCCGATACGGCGATCCGGTCGCTGCATGGTCAGATCGACCCGGCGGGGCAACGCGCGGCGGTCCGACGTGATGAAGAGGGGCGGCGGCGGATTGTGCTCGCGACCTCCATCGCCGAAACCTCGCTGACCCTGGACGGTGTTTCGGTGGTGATAGACAGCGGCCTTACCCGCCGCGCCCAATATGACCGGGCGGCCGGCACCACGCACCTCGTGACGCAGCGTGCGAGCCAGGCCGCCGCGGCGCAACGCGCGGGCCGCGCGGCGCGCCAGGGGCCGGGCACCGCCTACCGCCTGTGGGAAGAAGCGGCGCACGCCGGTCGCCCCGCCTTCGAGCCGCCCGAGATCACGACCGCCGATCTCACCCCTCTGGTGCTGCGGACCGCGAAATGGGGCAGCGCGGACCCCGCCGCGCTCCCCTGGCTCGACCCGCCCCCCGAGGCGTCGATCGCCGCCGCCCGCGCCGGATTGCAGGCGCTCGGCGCGCTTGATGGGCGCTTCCGGATCACGGCGCGCGGGCAGGCTTTGGCCGCGCTTCCGCTCGAGCCTGCGCTGGCGGCGATGGTGCTGTTCGGCGCGGAGCATGGTGCAGGGGAGACTGCCGCACGGCTCGCTTTGCTGCTCCAGGAACGCGGCCTGGGCGGGCGGGGCGAAGACCTTGAAGAGCGGCTGGCGCGCTGGAGCGCGGATCGCAGTCCGCGCGCAGAGGCGAGCCGCAAGCTCGCGGCGGGCTGGGCGCGCAAGGCGGGCGGGGGCGCGGGCGGGGGGGGGGTTCCGATCTGCGTCCTGCTGGCCGCGGGTCGTCCGGGTTTCGTGGCGAAGCGCCGCGACGGCAGCGGGGAAAGCTGGCTCGCGGCCGGGGGGCGGGGCTTCGCGCTCGATCCTGCGTCCCGGCTCGCAAGGGCGGAATATCTGGTCATCGGCGACGCCCAGGGTCGGGCCAAGGGCGCGCGCATCACCGCTGCGGCTGCGCTGACCGAAGCGGATATAACGCATTGGCTCGGCGACCGGATCGAAATCCGGCGTACCTTGCGCTGGACAGGAACGCGGGTCGAAGCGCGGTGCGAGCGGCGGCTGGGCGCCATCGTGCTCGCGAGCGGTCCGGACCCCTCGCCCGACCTCGACGCCGTCGCGCTGCTGCTGCGGGAACGGGCGCTTGGCCAGCTTGACAGCCTGATTCCGGCGGCGCTGCTCGCCCGCGCGCGCTTTGCGGGGTTAACTGCGCTCGAACTGGAAAGCCTTCGCGAGCGCGCGGAAGAGTGGCTGGGCCCGCTTCTCTCCGGTCGGAGCGACCTGTCCCTTGCGCCCGCCCGCATTGCCGAGGCGCTGTTGAACCTTCTCGACTGGGACGAACGGCAGAAGCTCGACCGCCTCGCTCCCCGCGAATTCACCTCGCCCGCCGGCACCGCGCACGCCATAGATTACATTGGCGACGACGCGCCCTCCGCCGAAGTGCGCGTGCAGGCGTTGTTCGGGCTCGACCGGCACCCGATGGTGGGCGATACGCCCTTGCTTCTGAAGCTCACCAGCCCCGCCGGCCGTCCGGTGCAGGCGACGCGCGACCTGCCGGGGTTCTGGCGTGGCAGCTGGGCCGAGGTGAGGAAGGAGATGAAGGGCCGCTACCCCAAGCACCGCTGGCCCGATGCGCCCTGGAGCGAAGTGCCCAGCCTGAAGACCAAGAACGCCTTCCAACGCGCGCCCGGCTGA
- a CDS encoding ETC complex I subunit yields the protein MAAIIYQKPKSAMQSGRALTDHWILEFEQSEARRPDPLMGWAGSGDTQAQVRLSFPDKETALAYAEKHGIAARVHKTPPRALKLQAYADNFR from the coding sequence ATGGCCGCAATCATCTATCAGAAACCCAAGAGCGCGATGCAATCCGGGCGGGCGCTTACCGATCACTGGATCCTGGAGTTCGAGCAATCGGAGGCGCGCCGCCCCGATCCGCTCATGGGCTGGGCCGGCAGCGGTGATACCCAGGCGCAGGTCCGCCTCAGCTTTCCTGACAAGGAAACGGCGCTCGCCTATGCGGAGAAGCACGGTATCGCGGCGCGGGTCCACAAGACGCCGCCCCGGGCGCTGAAGCTACAAGCCTACGCGGATAATTTCCGCTAG